In one Heterodontus francisci isolate sHetFra1 chromosome 16, sHetFra1.hap1, whole genome shotgun sequence genomic region, the following are encoded:
- the LOC137378454 gene encoding melanocortin receptor 3-like — translation MNSTHSIFYLQLPIMNSTEDLDESSVLSNMSSTGFCEQVPIKSEVFLTLGIISLLENILVILAILKNKNLHSPMYFFLCSLAVADMLVSVSNALETIVMGFLNNGYLVANDQFIQQMDNVFDSMICISLVASICNLLVIAIDRYITIFYALRYHSIMTVKRALILIIIIWIACIFCGIVFIIYSDSKTVIICLITMFFTMLFLMTTLYVHMFMLARLHIKRIATLPVNGIVRQRTCMKGAITITILLGIFIVCWAPFFLHLILIISCPKNPYCICYTSHFNTYLILIMCNSVIDPMIYAFRSQEMRKTFKEIIYCYCVNLSLRCK, via the coding sequence ATGAATTCCACCCATTCTATATTCTACTTGCAACTGCCGATAATGAACAGCACAGAAGATCTGGATGAAAGCAGTGTACTGAGCAACATGAGCAGCACAGGCTTCTGCGAGCAGGTCCCAATTAAATCTGAAGTGTTTCTGACTCTGGGAATCATCAGCCTCCTGGAAAACATCTTGGTTATCCTAGCAATTCTTAAGAACAAAAATCTCCATTCTCCCATGTATTTTTTCCTCTGTAGTTTAGCAGTGGCAGACATGCTGGTAAGTGTATCTAATGCCTTGGAGACGATCGTGATGGGGTTTTTGAACAATGGCTACTTAGTGGCAAATGACCAGTTCATTCAGCAAATGGACAATGTTTTTGACTCAATGATCTGTATTTCCCTTGTGGCATCCATATGCAATTTGTTGGTTATTGCCATTGACAGGTACATCACTATCTTCTATGCTTTGCGCTACCACAGCATTATGACAGTAAAACGGGCTTTAATTTTAATCATAATTATCTGGATTGCTTGTATTTTCTGTGGCATTGTCTTCATCATTTATTCAGACAGCAAAACCGTCATCATTTGTCTTATCACCATGTTCTTCACCATGCTTTTCCTCATGACCACCCTTTATGTCCACATGTTCATGCTTGCTCGTCTACATATTAAAAGAATCGCCACGCTCCCAGTCAATGGCATTGTCCGCCAGAGAACATGCATGAAAGGGGCCATTACTATCACCATCCTCCTTGGGATCTTTATCGTCTGTTGGGCTCCCTTTTTTCTTCACCTGATCCTCATCATCTCATGTCCTAAAAATCCATACTGCATTTGTTACACATCACATTTTAACACATATCTGATTCTCATTATGTGCAATTCAGTCATTGACCCCATGATTTATGCCTTTCGGAGTCAGGAGATGCGCAAGACCTTCAAAGAGATCATTTACTGTTATTGTGTGAATCTCAGCTTGCGTTGCAAATAG